Sequence from the Methanosarcina siciliae T4/M genome:
GAGGTTGACCGCTAAAAGCTCGTTTTTGAGTCCGGGAGCATTCCCACAGACCAGAACAGGTTTCCCTGAGATCCTTTCCTTAAGTTCGGAGGTGCTGGCAGTGTTTTTCTCGGTCAACATGAGAGAAAGGAATCGGGCTGCCTCTTCGTCCCCTGTACGGTCGAACCCGAAGTCTTCAAGAATTCGTTCGTAGATAGGTTCCCAGACAGCAAAATCCGTATAAATCACTCCTTTCCTGTTTTTCGTTTCTGAACTTAGATTTTATTATCGAGTTTCGTTCCGAAACTTAATTACAGAGTCAATTACAGAGTTATTTCTTTGCAATTCCCATTTTCATAGCAGTACCTTCGACATTCCAGTCCTTTACCAGGGCTCCGGAAACCTCAAGCCCGCTGCCGAGATCAAATACATCGGCTCTAACTTCTTCTGCAATCAGGTCTTTCAGAGTTCCAACAAGCGCCAGGACCTTTTCGTCCTCTATCCTGACAGAAGCGCGGATGTTTTCGTCTACAACAAGATCGAGTTCCTTCCTCATGTCCTGAAGCCTGCGGATGACTTCTCTTGTGTAGCCCTCAGCTTCGAGTTCAGAGGTAAGGTTTGCGTCCACATACACAAGGCCTGCATCGGACTCGGCACTGGCTGTGCCTTCAGGCAGGGTTTCTTTGAAGTTTGCCATGTCAGAGGTGACTGTAACAGTGGTTCCGTCAGCCAGGGTAAGTTCGAATTCCCCGGTTTCGGCAAAGGCTTTCTTTAAAGCAAAACCCTCTACTTTCTGCAGGGCAGGGATAACCTTTCCGGCATCCTTCTTGAAAACAGGTCCTATCTTGCCCGGGTCAGGGATTACCTCAAGCCCGAGTTCTTCCCAGCTCTTGCCAATCCCGGTAAGCACAATGGCTTTGGAATTGGTCTGGTCCATAAGTACGGAACGCAGCCTGTCAACTGCCTTTGTAGCAGCCTCGTTTTCAGGCGAAATAATAATTCTTGATACGGGCCACCTGAGCTTTCTTCCTGCTTTCTGGCGGGCGTTTGAAGCGGCTTCCACGATCGAGCGAGCAGTGTCCATGGCCTCTTCAAGTTCGGGATCCAGATAAGCGTCATTGACCTTAGGCCAGTCGCACATGTGCACGGATTCGGGAGCACTCGGGTCCACGTTCCGGATCAGGTTCTGGTACATCTCTTCAGCCAGGTAGGGCATGAAAGGCGAGATCAGCTTTGTGATTATTACATAGACTTCGTAAAGTACGCAGTAAGCCGCAAGCTTGTCCGGGTCGTCAGCTTCGGTCCATGTCCTCGGACGGATAAGCTGGATATACCAGCGGGAGAGGTCTTCAAGGGCAAACTCCAGGATCTCACGGACTGCCTTATGGAGGAGGTATCCACTCATTGCTTCGTTCACGGCTTTTATCACGGACTGGGCTCTTGAGAGAATCCACCGGTCTTCTTCTCTCAGGGCGGCTTTTACGGAATCCAGGCTGACCTGCATCGGGTCAAAATTGTCAAGCGCCATATACGGGAGCGGGAACCTGAAAACGTTCCAGAGGATATTGATAGAACGGTGGACGGTTTCTACCTCTTCCAAATTGTACTTCAGGTCTTCCCAGGGTGCGCTTGAGGAAAGTACGTAGGCACGCAGTGTGTCTGCCCCCAACCTATCGATAATGTCCAGGGGAGATACCACGTTTCCAAGGCTCTTGGACATCTTCTTTCCGCCTGCATCCAGAGTAAAGCCGTGCATGAGCACACTCTTATAAGGTGCCCGACCAAAGCCAACCATACTTGCCCCGAGCTGGGAATAGAACCAGCCGCGAGTCTGGTCATGTCCTTCGGTTACGAAATCAGCAGGCCACCATTCATCAAACTGATCATGCGTCTGCGGAAACTTCAGGGTTGCCCAGGAAGCAACAGCCGAGTCAAACCAGACATCGAAAACGTCTTCAACCCGCTTTTTCTCTCCTCCGCACTCACAGGGCACGGTAACCCTGTCCACATAGGGTCGGTGCAGTTCGATATCCCCGCTTAACCCTGCCTTTTCGAGCAGTTCGGCCTTTGTCCCTATTACCTCAAGTTTTCCGCACTTCTTACATTTCCAGACAGGGATCGGAATTCCCCAGTAGCGCTGCCTGGAGATGCACCAGTCTCTTGCCCCTTCGACCCATGTCCTGAAACGGGCTGAACCCGCCCAGTCAGGGTACCAGTCAACAGCATCGATTTCCTCGAGCATTTTTTCCTTGATCTCGGTGACCTTGAGGAACCACTGCTCGGTTGCAAGGTAGATGATGGGAGTCTTGCAGCGCCAGCAGTGTCCGTACCTGTGCGTGACCGTCCCTTCGGCAAGGAGCCTGTTACGGGCCTTGAGGTCTTCGATAACAATGGGGTTTGCTTCCCTGACGTTCTTGCCTGCATACTCCCCGGCTTCTTCGGTGTAGGAGCCGTTTGGGCCCACAGGACAGAGGATCGGAAGTTTGTGCTTTATCCCGAGGGTGAAGTCGTCCATACCGTGCCCGGGGGCTATATGCACACAGCCGGTATTTTCGACGGTTACGAAATCGGCAAGATAGACTCCGTGCTTAATCTCGTTCTGGATGGGCACCAGGTCTCCGACGGGGCTTTCGTACTCAAGATTTGTGAGCTCTTCTCCGAGCATTGTCTCAAGCACTTCAAAGTCCGTATACCTTCCCTGCTTGAGGACATTTTTGATCAGTTCCGTGGCTGCAATAAGGACCTCTTCCGAGCCGTCCTGCCGGATTGCCCTGAATTTTGAGTATTCGTAAGCCGGATGAACAGCTACGGCTACGTTTGCAGGAATTGTCCAGGGCGTGGTTGTCCAGATGACTATGAAAGTGTTTTCTTCACCTTTGACCCTGAACTTAACATAAATCGAAGGGTCAGTCCGCTCGGAATATTCGACTTCTGAATCGGCAATTGCAGTTTCACAGCGCGGGCACCAGTTTACCGACCGCTTGCCCACATCAAGGAGGTCTTTTTCACGGGCCTGTTTGAGAGTCCACCAGGCAGCCTCGATGTAGTCGTCTTTTAAGGTCATGTAGGGTTCCGGCCACTGCATCCAGACCCCGAGCCTCTGGAACTGCTCGGTCATTGCCTGTTTCTGCGTAATGGCAAATTCCTTGCATTTCTCGATGAAATTCTCTACCCCGAAGCTCTCGATATCCTTCTTGGATTTAAAACCGAGCACACCTTCGACTCTTACCTCAATCGGGAGCCCGTGCATATCCCAGCCGGGGCGTTCAAGGATGTAGCGGTTGTTCATGGAGTAATAGCGGAGAATGGAATCTTTAATGATCTTATTCCAGGCAGTCCCCAGGTGGATGTGTCCTGTAGTGTACGGGGGGCCGTCAACAAAAAAAAGCCTTTTTCCGGTCTTGCGTCTCTCCCGGGTTTTCCGGTAGGCATCGCTGTCTTCCCAGAACTGCGTTACTTTTTTTTCGATTTGTTCTGCATCGTATTTGGCAGTGATTTCTTTTATCATATGGGGGTCTCCCTGATGAAAGATAAACTAAATAAACGTCGCCTGTGCAGGACCTACCCTGCGGCTGGCGGACAACTCATTATAAATTGATAACCAGCAAACGGTGACAATACTGAATTGTGACAATACTAATACTGATTTTTATATTTAGAAACTGCTACTGAAAACTGATAAACAGTAAGTTCTACAACGATAAGCTCGTACAATGAACTCTAATCAGTAAGCTTGATTTCAGGGCAAATTTCAGGGTAAATTACTGGTCAGCATACTATAACAAAGCTCTGATCCGTAAGTACCGAATCTACAGTAAGTATATTAAAAGTCTTTTTAATGTTCTTTACCGACCGCTTATATACTGTACTTAAGACAAATATCTGACGCACAAAATATTCCTATCCATAAAAGCGAAACTGCACTTTTCCGACAGATAAAAGCATTCACTGCACGCCAATTAGTTTATTCAGTATTACTGTACTTAATTTAAGCTTTATTGTAACAGCGGAAAAACCAGTCCGGTGTTAGCTCTCCCGGACACATTAACTGGACTTTCCTGGCTGAGCCACCCGAGTTGCAACACTCGAATTGCGCCTCGGGATCGCAGGAAATCGGAGATTTTCTGGGAGTTTTGTCCCGCTCGACGCAGGAGAGAGGTCTTTCTTTGGTCTCATTTCTCTTAAATTTCTGCTTCTTTTTCCTTTTGTGAAGGGCCGCCAGACAAGCTGGCTGAGGCGCTGATATTTACATATGAATTAAAAAACGGTTTTTGTGGTTAAGTATGGATTCTCCTGGTCAGGGGGAATTTATTCCAATGTATTTCGTCTCTTTATTGCAGTGCCTTTTCGGGGAGCTTTTTATCTTGCTGACGGGCCGGTTCAGGCCCGGTGCGGCGCGCAGGGAAAGAAAAACAAAAGCTCCAGCACTTACCCTGAGTAGATACACTGATTACTCACCAAACTGCAGAATTCACGAAAAAAGATGAAATAAAAAAGGAGTTATAGAATAAAAAGAAGCTGAAACAAAAAGAAGAATTACCTTCTGAGGATCATGGACCTCAGGCGGTCGGCTGCGCTTGCGGACTTATCGGCAATGCCTCCTATCCTTTCAACAAGCCCCATAAGGTGACAGACGCCTGCCCCTCCGATCTCGCCTTCGTGTTCGAAGATCTTTTTTAAGAGGGCTGTCTCAAGTACATCCACATCATGTTCCAGTTTTTCGACCTCCGGGACGATCTGCATAGTCTCTTTGATTTCTTCTTTGCTAAAAGATGTGGCAAGAAGCTTGTAAAGCTCACCTACTAGCTGGTCATACACCCTGGCGGTTTTCAGAGAGTTTGCCATGAGTTCCAGAAAGCCTTCCTTTATCTCATCAGGGAGGTCTTTGCAGGGCCGCAGGGTCATCCAGTAGGCTGAAGCCTGGGCAAAATCAGCTATGGAGTCCTGCTGCTTTAGGAAAGAAAGGAGATCTTTCTTGTTCACCGGCAGCCTGACGGAAGAGGGTATACTTGCCCTGATTTTCTGTTTGATTTTGTCGGCTTCATGCTCCAGGACATCGATTTCTTCGGTACGCTCATCAAGAAGGGCTTGATCTCCGTTGCAGTAAGCTTCCATTGCTTCAGCAAGTTTTTCGACGGCAAGCACCCCTTTTCTGGCGTGCATTTCAAGGGGGACGAAGGGAGATTCTGCGACCACGTCAAGTACGGAACGGATGTAGTCTTTCATAAAAAGATCACCTCGAGCCCTACAAAGATTATTGCCGATGTAAGGGCAGCTATGGGGACTGTTGCTATCCAGGAAGAAATAATCTTCCAGATTACGCCCAGGTCAACGGCTGCAAGCCCTCCTGCTAGCCCCACCCCAATTACCGAACCTACAAGGGTGTGCGTGGTTGAAATAGGGAGAGAGCTGTAACTGTGGAGCAGAACAACAGACGCGGTTGCAAACTGTGCGGAAAAGCCACGTGTTGGGGTGAGTTCCGTGATCTTTGACCCTATGGTTTCGACCACCTTATAGCCCCAGGTTGCCATGCCTATTACCATGCCGAGGCCCCCCATTACAAGCACCCAGATCGG
This genomic interval carries:
- the ileS gene encoding isoleucine--tRNA ligase encodes the protein MIKEITAKYDAEQIEKKVTQFWEDSDAYRKTRERRKTGKRLFFVDGPPYTTGHIHLGTAWNKIIKDSILRYYSMNNRYILERPGWDMHGLPIEVRVEGVLGFKSKKDIESFGVENFIEKCKEFAITQKQAMTEQFQRLGVWMQWPEPYMTLKDDYIEAAWWTLKQAREKDLLDVGKRSVNWCPRCETAIADSEVEYSERTDPSIYVKFRVKGEENTFIVIWTTTPWTIPANVAVAVHPAYEYSKFRAIRQDGSEEVLIAATELIKNVLKQGRYTDFEVLETMLGEELTNLEYESPVGDLVPIQNEIKHGVYLADFVTVENTGCVHIAPGHGMDDFTLGIKHKLPILCPVGPNGSYTEEAGEYAGKNVREANPIVIEDLKARNRLLAEGTVTHRYGHCWRCKTPIIYLATEQWFLKVTEIKEKMLEEIDAVDWYPDWAGSARFRTWVEGARDWCISRQRYWGIPIPVWKCKKCGKLEVIGTKAELLEKAGLSGDIELHRPYVDRVTVPCECGGEKKRVEDVFDVWFDSAVASWATLKFPQTHDQFDEWWPADFVTEGHDQTRGWFYSQLGASMVGFGRAPYKSVLMHGFTLDAGGKKMSKSLGNVVSPLDIIDRLGADTLRAYVLSSSAPWEDLKYNLEEVETVHRSINILWNVFRFPLPYMALDNFDPMQVSLDSVKAALREEDRWILSRAQSVIKAVNEAMSGYLLHKAVREILEFALEDLSRWYIQLIRPRTWTEADDPDKLAAYCVLYEVYVIITKLISPFMPYLAEEMYQNLIRNVDPSAPESVHMCDWPKVNDAYLDPELEEAMDTARSIVEAASNARQKAGRKLRWPVSRIIISPENEAATKAVDRLRSVLMDQTNSKAIVLTGIGKSWEELGLEVIPDPGKIGPVFKKDAGKVIPALQKVEGFALKKAFAETGEFELTLADGTTVTVTSDMANFKETLPEGTASAESDAGLVYVDANLTSELEAEGYTREVIRRLQDMRKELDLVVDENIRASVRIEDEKVLALVGTLKDLIAEEVRADVFDLGSGLEVSGALVKDWNVEGTAMKMGIAKK
- a CDS encoding TIGR00153 family protein, which encodes MKDYIRSVLDVVAESPFVPLEMHARKGVLAVEKLAEAMEAYCNGDQALLDERTEEIDVLEHEADKIKQKIRASIPSSVRLPVNKKDLLSFLKQQDSIADFAQASAYWMTLRPCKDLPDEIKEGFLELMANSLKTARVYDQLVGELYKLLATSFSKEEIKETMQIVPEVEKLEHDVDVLETALLKKIFEHEGEIGGAGVCHLMGLVERIGGIADKSASAADRLRSMILRR